The proteins below are encoded in one region of Gambusia affinis linkage group LG07, SWU_Gaff_1.0, whole genome shotgun sequence:
- the sulf2a gene encoding extracellular sulfatase Sulf-2a isoform X2 has translation MAGRRHPAVPPLLLLLVLVEVISEAQGSSYLSGFRLRSRLQRDRQMRNVRPNIILILTDDQDIELGSMQSMNKTRHIMEKGGTHFSNAFSTTPMCCPSRSSILTGKYVHNHHTYTNNENCSSPSWQAHHEPHTFAVHLNNSGYRTAFFGKYLNEYNGSYVPPGWKEWVALVKNSRFYNYTLCRNGVREKHSSDYPKDYLTDIITNNSINYFRMSKRIYPHRPVLMVLSHVAPHGPEDSAPQYSAAFPNASHHITPSYNYAPNPDKHWILRYTGPMKPVHMQFTNMLQRRRMQTLLSVDDSVQKVYNMLVETGELDNTYLIYTSDHGYHIGQFGLVKGKSMPYEFDIRVPFYIRGPNVEQGATNPHIVLNVDLAPTMLEMAGVDIPAEMDGKSILKLLASDRPMNRFQLTRKGKTWRDSFLVERGKPPHKRADGKEMAQEENFLPKYQRVKDLCQKAEYQTSCQQPGQKWQCVEDPTGKLRLYKCKGMAGLFAPRMQALMASSPSTMSVTSNFDDCNCGDGGLKMSVPKKKRLINKKKIKSSKAVTRKRWARSVSFELDGDLYAVDLEEGYRPLGSGNASWTRDRWRGAAAGDDAEEFSGMGVTAKPTTRDKLTPPAALKVTYRCSILMNDTVKCDGGLYKSLQAWKDHKLHIEHEIETLQTKIKNLREVKGHLKTVRPEECQCNAPSDLLKNKEAYLLDVEQMHLLRMPHKQTTQWLQKEQKRRKKLRKFLKRLQNNDTCSMPGLTCFTHDNHHWQTAPFWTMGPFCACTSANNNTYWCLRTINDTHNFLFCEFATGFMEYFDLSTDPFQLINAVSTLDRNALNSMHQQLMGLRSCKGHKQCNPEKGGKERSHYSEYGGQIWEGWVG, from the exons ATGGCAGGGCGACGGCACCCTGCCGTTCCCCCTCTTCTTCTCCTACTTGTCTTGGTGGAAGTTATTTCTGAGGCGCAGGGCTCCAGCTACCTGTCTGGGTTTCGCCTAAGGTCTCGCTTGCAGAGGGACCGCCAGATGAGAAACGTCCGACCCAACATCATTCTTATTCTCACAGATGATCAGGACATAGAACTGG GCTCAATGCAGTCCATGAACAAAACTCGCCACATCATGGAGAAGGGAGGCACGCATTTCTCAAACGCTTTCTCCACCACCCCCATGTGCTGCCCGTCCCGCTCCTCCATCCTGACGGGGAAGTACGTGCACAACCACCACACTTACACCAACAACGAGAACTGCTCCTCGCCCTCGTGGCAGGCGCACCACGAGCCGCACACGTTCGCCGTGCACCTCAACAACTCCGGCTACAGAACGG CGTTCTTCGGGAAGTATCTGAACGAGTACAATGGCTCCTATGTGCCACCTGGCTGGAAGGAATGGGTGGCGCTGGTGAAAAACTCCCGCTTCTATAACTACACCCTCTGCAGAAATGGAGTACGGGAGAAACACAGCAGCGACTACCCAAAG GACTACCTGACGGACATCATCACCAACAACAGCATCAACTACTTCCGGATGTCCAAGAGGATTTACCCTCACCGGCCGGTCCTGATGGTCCTGAGCCACGTGGCTCCGCACGGTCCAGAGGACTCCGCCCCGCAGTACAGCGCCGCCTTTCCCAACGCCTCTCACCACAT AACGCCGAGCTACAACTATGCTCCCAACCCAGACAAGCACTGGATCCTCCGCTACACTGGCCCAATGAAGCCTGTCCACATGCAGTTCACCAACATGCTCCAGCGCAGGAGGATGCAGACGCTGCTGTCCGTGGACGATAGCGTGCAAAAG GTGTACAACATGCTGGTGGAGACGGGAGAACTGGACAACACCTACCTCATTTACACCTCGGATCACGGCTATCATATCGGCCAGTTTGGGCTGGTAAAGGGCAAATCGATGCCCTACGAGTTCGATATCCGTGTGCCGTTCTACATACGGGGGCCTAATGTGGAGCAAGGCGCTAC AAATCCTCACATTGTGTTGAACGTTGACCTGGCACCGACTATGCTGGAGATGGCAGGCGTTGACATTCCTGCCGAAATGGACGGCAAGTCCATCCTGAAACTCCTGGCCTCGGATCGACCAATGAACAG GTTCCAGTTGACCAGGAAGGGGAAAACATGGAGAGACTCCTTCCTGGTGGAGAGGGG GAAGCCTCCGCACAAGAGAGCCGATGGGAAGGAAATGGCCCAGGAGGAAAACTTCCTGCCAAAATACCAGAGGGTGAAGGACTTGTGCCAGAAAGCAGAATATCAGACTTCATGCCAACAACCGGGACAG AAGTGGCAGTGTGTGGAGGATCCGACGGGCAAGCTGAGGCTGTATAAGTGTAAAGGCATGGCGGGTCTGTTTGCCCCTCGCATGCAGGCTCTGATGGCCAGCAGTCCCTCTACCATGTCTGTCACCTCAAACTTTGACGACTGTAACTGCGGCGACGGGGGGCTCAAAATGTCTGTCCCTAAGAAGAAGAGACTCATAAACAAAAAGA AGATTAAGTCCAGTAAGGCCGTGACCAGGAAGCGCTGGGCGCGCTCCGTCTCGTTCGAGCTGGATGGAGATCTGTACGCCGTCGACTTGGAGGAGGGCTACAGGCCCCTGGGATCCGGGAACGCCAGCTGGACCAGAGACAGGTGGAGAGGCGCGGCCGCCGGAGACGACGCCGAAGAATTCAGCGGAATGGGAGTCACAGCCAAGCCAACCACCCGTGACAAGCTCACACCACCTGCTGCTTTGAAAGTCACCTACAG ATGCTCGATCCTCATGAACGACACGGTGAAGTGCGACGGGGGCCTCTACAAGTCCCTCCAAGCATGGAAGGACCACAAACTGCACATTGAGCATGAG ATTGAAACCTTGCAGACCAAAATCAAGAACTTGCGTGAGGTGAAAGGTCACCTGAAAACGGTGCGGCCAGAGGAATGCCAGTGCAACGCGCCCAG TGATCTTCTCAAGAATAAGGAGGCTTACCTGCTAGACGTGGAGCAAATGCACTTGCTCAG AATGCCACACAAGCAGACGACTCAGTGGCTGCAGAAGGAGCAGAAGCGCCGAAAAAAGCTGCGCAAATTCCTGAAGAGGCTCCAGAACAACGACACCTGCAGCATGCCTGGTCTGACCTGCTTCACCCACGACAACCACCACTGGCAGACCGCCCCCTTCTGGACGA TGGGTCCGTTCTGTGCGTGCACCAGTGCCAACAACAACACATACTGGTGCCTGAGGACCATCAATGACACACACAATTTCCTGTTCTGTGAATTTGCCACCGGTTTCATGGAATACTTTGACCTCAGTACCGACCCCTTCCAG CTGATAAATGCTGTCAGCACTCTGGATCGCAACGCGCTCAACTCAATGCACCAACAGCTCATGGGCTTGAGGAGCTGCAAGGGCCACAAGCAGTGCAACCCGGAGAAGG GGGGAAAGGAGAGAAGCCACTACAGTGAATACGG AGGACAGATTTGGGAAGGATGGGTTGGGTAA
- the sulf2a gene encoding extracellular sulfatase Sulf-2a isoform X1 produces MAGRRHPAVPPLLLLLVLVEVISEAQGSSYLSGFRLRSRLQRDRQMRNVRPNIILILTDDQDIELGSMQSMNKTRHIMEKGGTHFSNAFSTTPMCCPSRSSILTGKYVHNHHTYTNNENCSSPSWQAHHEPHTFAVHLNNSGYRTAFFGKYLNEYNGSYVPPGWKEWVALVKNSRFYNYTLCRNGVREKHSSDYPKDYLTDIITNNSINYFRMSKRIYPHRPVLMVLSHVAPHGPEDSAPQYSAAFPNASHHITPSYNYAPNPDKHWILRYTGPMKPVHMQFTNMLQRRRMQTLLSVDDSVQKVYNMLVETGELDNTYLIYTSDHGYHIGQFGLVKGKSMPYEFDIRVPFYIRGPNVEQGATNPHIVLNVDLAPTMLEMAGVDIPAEMDGKSILKLLASDRPMNRFQLTRKGKTWRDSFLVERGKPPHKRADGKEMAQEENFLPKYQRVKDLCQKAEYQTSCQQPGQKWQCVEDPTGKLRLYKCKGMAGLFAPRMQALMASSPSTMSVTSNFDDCNCGDGGLKMSVPKKKRLINKKKIKSSKAVTRKRWARSVSFELDGDLYAVDLEEGYRPLGSGNASWTRDRWRGAAAGDDAEEFSGMGVTAKPTTRDKLTPPAALKVTYRCSILMNDTVKCDGGLYKSLQAWKDHKLHIEHEIETLQTKIKNLREVKGHLKTVRPEECQCNAPSDLLKNKEAYLLDVEQMHLLRMPHKQTTQWLQKEQKRRKKLRKFLKRLQNNDTCSMPGLTCFTHDNHHWQTAPFWTMGPFCACTSANNNTYWCLRTINDTHNFLFCEFATGFMEYFDLSTDPFQLINAVSTLDRNALNSMHQQLMGLRSCKGHKQCNPEKGGKERSHYSEYGPVHRRKRPKMKKPSSKSLGQIWEGWVG; encoded by the exons ATGGCAGGGCGACGGCACCCTGCCGTTCCCCCTCTTCTTCTCCTACTTGTCTTGGTGGAAGTTATTTCTGAGGCGCAGGGCTCCAGCTACCTGTCTGGGTTTCGCCTAAGGTCTCGCTTGCAGAGGGACCGCCAGATGAGAAACGTCCGACCCAACATCATTCTTATTCTCACAGATGATCAGGACATAGAACTGG GCTCAATGCAGTCCATGAACAAAACTCGCCACATCATGGAGAAGGGAGGCACGCATTTCTCAAACGCTTTCTCCACCACCCCCATGTGCTGCCCGTCCCGCTCCTCCATCCTGACGGGGAAGTACGTGCACAACCACCACACTTACACCAACAACGAGAACTGCTCCTCGCCCTCGTGGCAGGCGCACCACGAGCCGCACACGTTCGCCGTGCACCTCAACAACTCCGGCTACAGAACGG CGTTCTTCGGGAAGTATCTGAACGAGTACAATGGCTCCTATGTGCCACCTGGCTGGAAGGAATGGGTGGCGCTGGTGAAAAACTCCCGCTTCTATAACTACACCCTCTGCAGAAATGGAGTACGGGAGAAACACAGCAGCGACTACCCAAAG GACTACCTGACGGACATCATCACCAACAACAGCATCAACTACTTCCGGATGTCCAAGAGGATTTACCCTCACCGGCCGGTCCTGATGGTCCTGAGCCACGTGGCTCCGCACGGTCCAGAGGACTCCGCCCCGCAGTACAGCGCCGCCTTTCCCAACGCCTCTCACCACAT AACGCCGAGCTACAACTATGCTCCCAACCCAGACAAGCACTGGATCCTCCGCTACACTGGCCCAATGAAGCCTGTCCACATGCAGTTCACCAACATGCTCCAGCGCAGGAGGATGCAGACGCTGCTGTCCGTGGACGATAGCGTGCAAAAG GTGTACAACATGCTGGTGGAGACGGGAGAACTGGACAACACCTACCTCATTTACACCTCGGATCACGGCTATCATATCGGCCAGTTTGGGCTGGTAAAGGGCAAATCGATGCCCTACGAGTTCGATATCCGTGTGCCGTTCTACATACGGGGGCCTAATGTGGAGCAAGGCGCTAC AAATCCTCACATTGTGTTGAACGTTGACCTGGCACCGACTATGCTGGAGATGGCAGGCGTTGACATTCCTGCCGAAATGGACGGCAAGTCCATCCTGAAACTCCTGGCCTCGGATCGACCAATGAACAG GTTCCAGTTGACCAGGAAGGGGAAAACATGGAGAGACTCCTTCCTGGTGGAGAGGGG GAAGCCTCCGCACAAGAGAGCCGATGGGAAGGAAATGGCCCAGGAGGAAAACTTCCTGCCAAAATACCAGAGGGTGAAGGACTTGTGCCAGAAAGCAGAATATCAGACTTCATGCCAACAACCGGGACAG AAGTGGCAGTGTGTGGAGGATCCGACGGGCAAGCTGAGGCTGTATAAGTGTAAAGGCATGGCGGGTCTGTTTGCCCCTCGCATGCAGGCTCTGATGGCCAGCAGTCCCTCTACCATGTCTGTCACCTCAAACTTTGACGACTGTAACTGCGGCGACGGGGGGCTCAAAATGTCTGTCCCTAAGAAGAAGAGACTCATAAACAAAAAGA AGATTAAGTCCAGTAAGGCCGTGACCAGGAAGCGCTGGGCGCGCTCCGTCTCGTTCGAGCTGGATGGAGATCTGTACGCCGTCGACTTGGAGGAGGGCTACAGGCCCCTGGGATCCGGGAACGCCAGCTGGACCAGAGACAGGTGGAGAGGCGCGGCCGCCGGAGACGACGCCGAAGAATTCAGCGGAATGGGAGTCACAGCCAAGCCAACCACCCGTGACAAGCTCACACCACCTGCTGCTTTGAAAGTCACCTACAG ATGCTCGATCCTCATGAACGACACGGTGAAGTGCGACGGGGGCCTCTACAAGTCCCTCCAAGCATGGAAGGACCACAAACTGCACATTGAGCATGAG ATTGAAACCTTGCAGACCAAAATCAAGAACTTGCGTGAGGTGAAAGGTCACCTGAAAACGGTGCGGCCAGAGGAATGCCAGTGCAACGCGCCCAG TGATCTTCTCAAGAATAAGGAGGCTTACCTGCTAGACGTGGAGCAAATGCACTTGCTCAG AATGCCACACAAGCAGACGACTCAGTGGCTGCAGAAGGAGCAGAAGCGCCGAAAAAAGCTGCGCAAATTCCTGAAGAGGCTCCAGAACAACGACACCTGCAGCATGCCTGGTCTGACCTGCTTCACCCACGACAACCACCACTGGCAGACCGCCCCCTTCTGGACGA TGGGTCCGTTCTGTGCGTGCACCAGTGCCAACAACAACACATACTGGTGCCTGAGGACCATCAATGACACACACAATTTCCTGTTCTGTGAATTTGCCACCGGTTTCATGGAATACTTTGACCTCAGTACCGACCCCTTCCAG CTGATAAATGCTGTCAGCACTCTGGATCGCAACGCGCTCAACTCAATGCACCAACAGCTCATGGGCTTGAGGAGCTGCAAGGGCCACAAGCAGTGCAACCCGGAGAAGG GGGGAAAGGAGAGAAGCCACTACAGTGAATACGG GCCAGTTCATCGTCGAAAGAGGCCAAAAATGAAGAAGCCCTCGTCCAAGTCGCT AGGACAGATTTGGGAAGGATGGGTTGGGTAA